GCCTTCACGACGAGTGACGATGGAGCGGTCGGGCGTATTTCACCTCGTCGTGCTCGACGATCACGCCGGATTCGCGACGCGTGATCGTCCGCGTCTGATCCTGGCAGAGAAAGCCAGCCTTCTCGTAAAAATCCCTGGCCCGCCGGTTGGACCTTATGGTCCATAATATCATGCAGCCGAAGTCCCGCTCGCGACAGTCGTCGAGCAGCCACTGCATCAACGTGTGTCCGACCCTCTCGCCCCAGCAGTCGGGCGCGACATAGAAAGACAGAAGTTCGCACTGGCGCCGCTCTTCGTCGGCGCGGTCGGCTGCGGCGAAGCCGATGACGCCCGCGCGCTCGATCACCCATAGGCGGCCGTCGGGGCCAAGGTCCGCGAAGCGGCGCCGCCACAGCGCCAGCCGTCCTTCCAGCGTCAGCGCCTCGAGCACGGCGTCGGGGCTGATGCCGCGATAGGCGACGCGCGCGGAATCGAGATGGACGCGCGCGATGGCGGGGAGGTCGTCGGCGTCGCCGAGCCTGATGCTCAGCCCGATGTCAGGCGATACGCGCATGATCCGAGTCTCCGCCAGTCTCAGGCTCCCATCGCCGCAGGGTCCTTCGCATCTATCGCGCGCGCCGACAATC
The DNA window shown above is from Methylocystis echinoides and carries:
- a CDS encoding GNAT family N-acetyltransferase encodes the protein MRVSPDIGLSIRLGDADDLPAIARVHLDSARVAYRGISPDAVLEALTLEGRLALWRRRFADLGPDGRLWVIERAGVIGFAAADRADEERRQCELLSFYVAPDCWGERVGHTLMQWLLDDCRERDFGCMILWTIRSNRRARDFYEKAGFLCQDQTRTITRRESGVIVEHDEVKYARPLHRHSS